The following proteins are co-located in the Vigna angularis cultivar LongXiaoDou No.4 chromosome 2, ASM1680809v1, whole genome shotgun sequence genome:
- the LOC108329113 gene encoding KH domain-containing protein At4g18375: MTGQRSSYGKRSHSHSDSDAGSKNKRRNPAADESSLITAEDTVFRYLCPVRKIGSVIGRGGDIVKQLRADTRAKIRIGDALPGCDERVVTIHSSSEETNRIDDTSDLVSPAQDALFRVHQRVIAEDARDDEDEERNHVTAKLLVPSDQIGCVIGKGGQIVQNIRSETGAQIRILKDDRLPPCALSSDELVQISGEGAVVKKALFQIAAQIRDNPSRSQHLLASAVPGGYAAGGPGAGAPIVGVAPFVGAYGGYKGDASDWSRSLYPAQRDEASMREFTVRFVCPTGNIGGVIGKGGAIINQIRQDSGATIKVDSSVTEGDDCLIIISTKEFFEDSFSPTIEAAVRLLPRCSEKVERDSGIVSFTTRLLVPTSRIGCLIGKGGTIVTEMRRLTKANIRILSKENLPKIASDDDEMVQISGDLDVAKDALVQALTRLRANLFDKERAVSGFLPVLPYLPSSVDGSDGLNYDSRDGKRHGRGAYSGGYGGSSDLASGDGYGSYGSSQLGSGGGAYGAYGSYSLGRTSGYGSSQNGSSRRRNHAY; the protein is encoded by the exons ATGACCGGTCAACGTAGTTCTTACGGCAAACGCTCCCACTCTCACTCCGATTCCGACGCCGGTTCCAAGAACAAGCGCCGGAATCCAGCCGCCGATGAATCGTCTCTTATCACAGCCGAAGACACCGTCTTCCGCTACCTCTGCCCCGTCCGCAAGATCGGAAGCGTCATAGGACGCGGCGGTGACATCGTCAAGCAGCTCCGCGCCGACACCAGGGCCAAGATCCGCATCGGTGATGCGCTTCCCGGTTGCGACGAGCGCGTCGTTACTATCCACAGTTCCTCCGAGGAGACCAACAGAATTGACGACACTAGTGATCTTGTTTCGCCTGCTCAGGACGCGCTGTTTCGGGTTCACCAGCGCGTGATAGCTGAGGACGCACGTGACGACGAGGATGAGGAGAGGAACCATGTCACTGCGAAGCTTCTCGTGCCATCCGATCAGATCGGATGCGTGATCGGAAAAGGCGGCCAGATTGTGCAGAATATCCGGAGCGAAACCGGCGCGCAGATTCGGATCCTTAAAGATGATCGATTGCCTCCCTGTGCGCTGAGCTCTGATGAACTTGTTCAG ATTTCGGGTGAGGGTGCGGTTGTGAAGAAGGCTTTGTTTCAAATTGCAGCTCAGATCCGTGATAATCCTTCACGGTCTCAGCACCTGCTTGCTTCTGCAGTTCCTGGTGGGTATGCAGCTGGTGGTCCTGGTGCAGGGGCTCCCATTGTTGGAGTGGCTCCTTTTGTGGGTGCTTATGGAGGATATAAAGGAGATGCTAGTGACTGGTCACGGTCTCTGTATCCTGCCCAAAGGGATGAAGCGTCTATGAGAGAGTTTACTGTACGGTTTGTTTGTCCCACTGGCAACATTGGTGGTGTGATAGGAAAAGGTGGTGCCATAATAAATCAAATCAGGCAGGATTCTGGGGCTACCATCAAAGTTGATAGTTCAGTGACGGAAGGAGATGACTGCTTGATAATCATTTCGACTAAAGAG TTCTTTGAGGATTCTTTCTCTCCAACAATAGAAGCTGCTGTGCGATTGCTGCCCCGCTGCAGCGAGAAAGTAGAGAGAGATTCAGGGATTGTTTCTTTCACCACCCGTCTTCTTGTGCCAACGTCAAGAATTGGTTGCCTTATTGGTAAAGGAGGGACAATCGTAACTGAAATGAGAAGGCTTACAAAAGCAAACATTCGCATCCTTTCAAAGGAAAATCTTCCAAAAATTGCATCTGATGATGATGAAATGGTGCAA aTTTCAGGAGACCTTGATGTTGCCAAGGATGCTCTTGTGCAGGCACTCACACGGCTGAGGGCAAATCTTTTTGATAAGGAGCGTGCTGTCTCAGGATTCCTTCCAGTGCTTCCATATCTTCCATCTTCTGTTGATGGATCAGACGGCTTGAACTATGACAGTAGAGATGGTAAACGGCATGGACGTGGTGCATATTCTGGTGGCTATGGAGGTTCAAGTGATTTGGCATCTGGTGATGGTTATGGAAGCTATGGAAGTTCACAg CTTGGTAGTGGTGGTGGTGCTTATGGAGCTTATGGAAGTTATTCTTTGGGACGGACTAGTGGCTATGG GTCTTCTCAGAATGGTTCTTCTCGGAGGAGAAACCATGCTTACTAA